Genomic DNA from Porites lutea chromosome 4, jaPorLute2.1, whole genome shotgun sequence:
ggtcgaggaaagtgttatcagccgagccgaaggccgaggctgatcacacttaccgagaccttgattattttggatatcacaaaaaccgaatcttataattgttttattatacattgtaagaaaataacgacaaaaacaccgtcgcaaggaacctgaattgatataaTTGTTATTGGAAGTCATGCATTGCGTGCGTAACCTActgattagtcagttatctgccaGCAGACAACTAACTTACCtctaggttgcgctgattttcaaaattagctgtaggcttttagccaatgagaaaaaagatagtgagtacaatgtataataatcagAGTAATGATTTACCCCAATTTCTAGAGCGTTTTCACacgacgtcacggcggccattttggtgtcccaaaacaatgaaacggcggccatgttggtgtcccaaaccagtcctgtggaaGTTACTcttttctcatgcaaacactttcttttgttccaataaatatTCATAGCTGTtagccacgtgagtgaaaacgctttttagAACTTTCtttggagacgccatgttgttGCCCATCTGGATGGGCACCGACAAGGCgaccggaaaccaacagaaatttCTGCCACCGCTGAGTTTTGCTATGAAAGAGTGATTTCATTTTTCGAGGAACTTATAGACACTGAGATAATACTTTTAATCATCTATATACAATGACTGTTCATGTAGTAAAATCCTCTcaaaataagtcatttttttaagacACAACTGCTTTCTCCGCCGCTGCtcaaatattttataaaagtaaaaactcAGAAGGATCCATAATTTCTTTATGTTGAACTTTGATGGGGTCATTTCAAAACCAGCAATTGGCTTTCAAAAGGGCAGAAAATTAAGGAGCTTTTTTCAGTGGTGTCTAAACTTCGTTTCTTTTTAGATCCATCTCGTACTAAACATCTTACTACTCAAAAGAGTGAGTTTAGAGGTCAGTAGTagacaaagcaaaatttaagaTGAATACATCAGTATTTTTAATATAAACCAAGAATGAACTTTACATTGCTTATTAAATAATAGCGTGATAGGCTGACGCGTTAGAGTCTTATCGGAAAGAGTTGGAATGTGTAATTGCAGACGATTGGTATCACTTCGCATAAGGTCTATTTCAAAAAcgcttatttttgtttttatcaaaagtGTCCTTATAACTGACCCAACGTCGAAATTCTCCTAAAACACCATGTTAACTATTAAGACAAACAAAGCCATGAAGTACAACCGTCCCTATTtatctaataataatatcaaactATACTATTATGAAACGTGATTGGTAAAACTTTAAGCAAGTGAACACAGATTCTGACATCTCCTCACTGGATCTCGAGGTTTTTTTGCCAGGACTTAACTTCGACTTTTTACACCGAAACATAAGGGCATTACGGTTTGCTTGCTCAACTGTGCAAGGGGAGTCAAGAGAGAGACCTCAGAACATCTGATATTCTGGTTACTGCAACTCGCGGCCGTGTAGGAGAACATCAAAGGGCGGGCCTATTGAACTTACAGAGACCAGGAAATTTGAATTactgagaatattttttttgagaaGTGTCTGGTTTGGCCGATGTGAAAAAATGCACAACTAACTTAAGACTAACTAAATTAAAAGACAAAACGTAGTATACGTAGTTCATACGGCATCGAAAGAAAATTTGCATCGTGCGCTTTGGTGTTCCATTCACAGGAACTATCTTAACtgtacgaaaatttagacgcttagccgttcaaaatattgaacaCCAAAATCGAGGTATGGTCGAAAATATGACCGGCACGGTATGTACATTATATAGCCGTCTAAATTTTGTAAAGGCCTTATTGCATGGAGTTGTAGTAACTCACCTAGGAGACTCCATTTTGGATTTGCTTAAATTAACGTGCATATGAATATGAGCCGATCGTAAAAACACCGGAAAAACTCAAATTTAACCTGGTTCAAGAGTTCTGTGTGAATAGAGCTaaaatattgaacggttccGTGTGTTGCTGAGCGAAGTGCCCGGTCAAATTTGCAGCTGGTCGAAACTTTGTCGAGGGCTGTGTGAACATATAAAGTCTCATAGATTTTGTGTCAATATCTGAGGAAGTAGTCTTCGATTCTTTTTGTCTGGCTCTTGAACCGTGGACTGGGTAAAGAAAATAGAAAGCAGCCAATTTTGTCGTACTACTTTTTCTGAGAAGTTTGTTAAAGCTGATAGAAAGTTCAGGCCTTCCGGTAGAGTCAAAGTTATTTATAGTTTGAGTAATTACTTCATTATCCAAGAATATGAGGAAACgactaaagaataaatcaaaagtGGACTTCTCGACAACTTACGACACTAATCATCCTggcttgaaaaaatatatataaaaagcaAGTGTTTTAACTAAGTATTGCCGCTACGGTGTGTTTAAGCATCATATGAtgactgcagaaaaaaaaaaacatcgagTGCAGATTCCGTGCGTCATAGGTAACTGCTTATATCATTAATATAGTCAAAAGAGAAACGAACAGAACTGTAAAAAAGGCTTGAAGCGACGAACACCCAGCTTTGAGTGCAACTGGAGGCTGGAGAGAAGGTTTgcctgaaagaaaatgaaatcgTTTGACACATTAGTTATTGTACTGTACGTGATGTATACAGCGTGCAAGGTTGTTTGGTCAGGGAACGCGCATTTTAGATGGTAAGAAAGAGCCATTTCTTTCTAGGCGACTCTGTTTCctcaaaaaaactaaaactccTCTTGTTGCATTTTATTTGGAAAAAAGGAGGGCAAGTTTACTGTGTTCTTGTATTAGGTTATCCAGTCTCTTAGATCAGTGCTTTGTCTTATGTAGTATTCTCTCTTGCATGTCGCTCACTTATAAGTTTCCCAAGTTAAGTTCTTGAACCCAGTCGCCCCTAAAGATTGTCCCAAAGAAATAGCCAACCCGTGAAGCTGCATGTCTTCTGATCACTTTTAGTGGAAACGAAAAGGCAGAAATCCTTAAACCAGAGCAACAAGTTCGGCATGCAggcaaaatttcaaaagtcaATCGATCTCAGATGACGTTGCTGACCAGGCTCTTAGAACGAGATTAACCAAGAGTGACACTGGAACGTGACTTGACTTTTATTCTTATTTCCTCCTTTCTTTGcttgtgtgtgcgtgtgtgtgaTTTTTTTATGATAGCCTTCATTCCTATGGAGAAACAAACTTTCGAGGAACCGTCGATGATCCTGTAAATTACTTCCAGGTAACATTTTGATAGTGGAACACGATTTAAATTAACACCTTTGACCTAGCTGTTTGACCAAATCACGCAAATATAATGCGGGAAGGGTTCGAACAAGCGAAGGTAGAGGAAACCCCTTCCGTTCTCTTGTTTTCAACCTGCACAGGTTAAGTAATCTTTGCGCAATAAAACTTATTATGTCATTATGTAGTGGAGACGACGTCTGGCTAAACAGGCGGTTGAGATGTGAAAGGGTTAAGAGATTTTCTCAAAGCATTGCAATGGTTTGCTTTACAAACTCACTTGTTGGAGCCAAAACTGTGAACAGAGTTTTCATCCCACCATCCAAGTGAACGTCCACGTGACAGTGAAGCATCCAGGTTCCAACTGCATCAGGTATCATCTCAACGGTCGCAAAGGATTCTGGCAGCAAATCGTAGACATCGTTACGATGATAGGTCTGCGATTTCTGAAAAGTGTTGTAGAATATGAGTCAATAGTCCGCACACAATTGCCGACGACTTAGAAGTTATAGATGACGCAAGATCATTACAAAATGTCCAATCACACCAATGAAAAGATGTGTGGCATCGAATCCAAATGTAGCGACTTACGTTAATTAAAGGTGCATAACTTAGTGATGGTTGATACTCTCTTAAAAGATTTTTAATGGGAAAGAGATCTGTGAGCGATTATTTCAGTTTATAGCACTATTTTGTTGGAAGATGACGCAAGAGGATGATTAAAAAACGGCAAATCGTGCATCATTTAGGAATGCACTCATCCTGGAGAGCAGATTGAATTACTTCAGCATGCCATTTTACAAGGCGATGGTTTAGACCCCTTTTGGAATTTTTGTGCAGGTGACTGCATCTGGTAGCCATGGAAACTGGGAAAATAATAATTGACCCCTAGGATAGCCAAAGgcagtttacttagttttacaataactgagtgaTTTCTTGCTAGCTGAATAGCTCGATAAGTACAGACCACGGAAGTGATGTGATGGTGGCGCAGTTTGTTTTTCGCTTTTTCGTGCGCTTAATTTTTTGAGAAACTTCAACGGAAATGGACGTCGAAACtttcaatgttattgtaaaaaaaataaatcggCAACAATAGAAACGACGTCAAAATGATCAAAACTTTGAAGTGAAATCACTCGGCCCCCGGTTCGTGGTTCcacacttgagttttgaacaggTGGAGGTGGTCGttaagagtacagaccatggaaaattgttgtcgatgtATCAAAACTATTAAACTGTATACTTACCTCCTATCAGAGTGTTACTGAGAGTCTTATGGTAACAAATTTACCAGAGCGCAGAGTGCGTGGCGGAATTAAAAACTTCCAAAAAAGGCAAATTCGTCCAAACTTTGTGCGCCACTGTCAAAAAATGTTCAGGAAAAAGGCTGCTTATGGAATTTCCGATTTTCAAGTCGTCACGAATCATTTTGtacttttaataaaagaatTGTAAAATACTGAGACCCGCAGCCATCTGATCGGCTAAGACCATGTACTTACATATAAGATACTTTGGCCGTGGAAATGAACCGTGTGCATTTCTGTCATACCACCAACTTGTAGGAGATACCACACAACTTTCTCGCCTTTGTACATGGTAAAACCCGGGACATTTCCAAACACATAGCCATTAATGGCAGCCTTCAAGTTGCTCTCCCAGAAGTCAAAGATGCTAACAAGTTGGTTAAGCGGAGGTGGATTCTTGTCCGTGAGATAATTTTCAACGTTTTCTCCCACGTACCAGTTGCGGCTCTCATCAAATACGGTAAACAATGTTGCAAACTCCCTGTCAACACCCTTCACTTTTCCATGATCGTCTAGAGttcccttgaaaaaaaaaggttatttttagttttgaccTCCCTGGCCAATCAAACACACGTCAAAAGTAATCTGCGAGGTTTTTGCTTCGGGCATGAGCAGGATCCGATATACTCGCTCAGTAATTAAGCGCtcttttcgggccaattttcTTTAAGCTTTCCAataaaaagattgtaatgggaaaaaaagatcgtcgtgccgtgtttggatgtaataacgatcacctttttcccgagaaatatacaatgaaattctctttttgcccgaaaagcgaGCGTAAATACTAagcgagtgccccctgggcataccgttatactccttaaatctaataaatccaatatggccgccgtatcggtaaaaaggtctattggtaggtattgaccctgaaagaCCCCATCCAGCCGTCTTAAATGCCCCAATACTTCATGACTGGCTTTGGAAGAAATGTGCCCATTTGGCAACACTGTGACATCAACTGTAATGATAATCGATAGAAAAAGCGACATAGCCCGGTCGCGTGACTGTTTTGGTGATTTAGAGAAAATGGAAGAAGATTCCTATGAAATTGAATTGCCAAAATAGTGCCTCAAAACATAGCAAGAATACATACAAATACCACTCGGAACATGACAGGCAAATGTTCGAGAACTTAACTTTGCATAGAGGCGAGCATGCTTTGAagttggaaatattttaaatgcatAAGATTTATATGATATGAAAAACTATGCAGGTCGACGAGGTGGTCAGCCTCAGCTAATACCTGCTAATAAGAGTTACCTTTCTGCAAATGACCAGCGCGCCTACCAGTCCAGTGTTGGTGTCTTTAACTGGGTTAACATCTGAATAGTACCCCCATGTCAAACAATCAGTGTCATTAGGCCCAGGCCCAGCCCTTGTAGGTACTTCCCAGACGTAGTTGTGAATCTTTCCTGGAGCGATTGCGTTGTCAACTAAATCAGCGCCAGTGGTGTTATCCTTATAAGGAGACCCTTCGTCTTGTTTGCTAaagaattgaaacaaaaaatgcagaattttctttaataattGCCCTCCAATGTTTAAGCCTAgccctttctttttttaagcggTCGGTCCCCCGcctctctcttttctctttgaACAGTCAAAACTTGCTCGTCCTCCGTAACAAATACGTCCTCCATTACCCAGTTGCAATTGTTTGAGTTGTTAAGGAGTGGAAAAGTAACAAATTTCTCTCGCAACAATCAGTATTTAACGATTATCTGCAGATTAAACAAACTTAAGGTAGTGTTTGGTGTGGGATTATTGTCGCCTTTTTGCCTCAGAAGAGGAGTTTTTttagcgattttgaaggattttgagttcgtCCTGCTATTAAGAGGAACAGcaaacggcgaactcaaattcttGCAAATCATTCAAAATGCCTCTTTTGAGGCATACTGGCCGTAGGTAAGGTTATAAAACGTTTATTTAGCATTGATCCATGCACATATTAAGCGAATTAACGGTTAATTTAGTTTTCTATGACATTACAATCggttacacaaacagattgtgtggttCCTGTGATTTCATTCCTCCTATTTTAAATTGCTGTGACTCCTTCATAGGAACGCTCGGTTTTACCTGTAAAAGAGTCCATGAGGATGAATGGAATATTCTCTGGACGCCAAGTTCTTAAAGATAACTTCAATGGTGTCACCCACTTCAGCTTTGATCATTGGTCCCATGATTCCCAAGTGCTCctcttctttgtttctttgcttcTGCTGAGTGAACGTAGCATCTGTGTATTCCCGATAAATTGCCTTCTTGAGTATCCCACCAAGAAAACGATCACCTGGTAGTGTGTAACGAGCAGCATGTCTgcggaaaaacgttttttataGTCGGGTGGAATTAATTTTGGAACAGGCTGGAAGAACTAACATGTCTTTATTTCATTGGTGAAAGATATATAAGAAAGTATTTACTAAAATAAAGTGTAACTGCATAATACGTAGAGCCGACCAGTCATACAGCTTCAAAGCTAAGCGGAGTGTTTACTTAATCATGGCACATTTACAATCTGGCACCAAATAGATCAGTGTTATTTGACCTACGCCGCGGAAAGCTTGGGTCCGTACTTAAAACTATGTGTAGTCATTTGACTCAAACAAGCAATTCTCAACCAGCTACCTACTGCAGATTAAAGGAAGGAAAGCTTTCCATAGCACCTTTTAGTCCTAGTTCGATATCCTTCAATTAAAACGCAATCGTAACAAATTTATATCTGAAGAAATTTCATTCTTTCAAGCTTTTATTCAAAGATTTGCCGCCAACTTGAAGGAAATACCCGTACTCAAGGATATCATTCTGATTAATTACAGCGTAACTGAACCAATAAACTTTTATACTGCTCATCATTTCCACTCCTTGTAAGCCGCGAAAGTTGATCTTAATCCTGCGAAGGTAGCTGTGCACACGTAGACTTTGTTTAAGCCAAATTTGGTTTCTCACTTTTGACGAGCAAGAATAAATTAAAGGACGCAATTTAGTGAACTTCGCCCTCCTGTTACTTAAGCTCAGGCCTCTCTAGTTAGTCCCCTAAATCCGCTCTTCCGCTTGTTTCTGTAGAATATGCAGGCTGAGATCATTTACTTACACAGATTCCATTAAGTGGTTGGGAGAAACACGTCTTTCCTAAAGAAGTTGTATTCATATCATTCTTAACTTGATAAAACTAGCGGCTCACACGCAGTTTTATTAGCCTGGTATTAGTTAAACTTGCTAAAAAAAACGTACGGGCTATCCTTAAGCTCGACCCCTTCGATTAAATCCTTTCCAGTTGGCGCGTAGTTCCACGTTTCTTCCACGGCTGCAATGTAATACCATCTCTTCCGCCCACTCATTGGTTGGTCAGAAGAAGCATTCCCACAATCCTTCAATACCGTGTACTTGGCAGTAGTTCCTCCTTCTAAGTTACTATTAGTCCGATCAGCTAATTTCCACTCTCCAGGGTTATCGGGGGTCATGTGCATTGTTGCTAAGGAAcctgttataaataaaattaaattcttGGTAAGTtaatgtaaaaaacaaaaagtaaatgctACAACTAACAATTAACTTGTCATGACGCAATGAACGTTTAAGccgcttttaaaatttcttgaaatGCCAGGGAAGAAAATGGCTGTCCCTCGTTACCTAAGATGACTGTCTTGTAATTGAGTTGAGGCCTATCTTAAACAGATTCTCGCGTGAGCAGTCAGACCCCCTCGGGATCTGCAGTAACGCTGACAATTGTTGCATTGGAAACTGCTGGAGGTAGCTGCCTAGTGTCGTCGGACATGTGCACGCTGATATTCCTTCTGGCGCTGATGCTGATCTTCCTCAACAGCTGACGTACTGACGTGGCCTTCCTCAACGGTCCTCGCCATTTGACTCTCTAGACTGCATCCTTCTCCCAGGTATCACGCGAGATGCCTGTTTACTTCATATGCCGCTTCAATAAATCTTTGTAACGCAATTTTTGTCCTTCATGGCTTCTTTTACCTTGGCGTAGTTGCGAGTAGAACACAGCTTTTGGCAGCCTGCTATTGGCCATCTGACGTACATGTCCTGCCCAGCGAAGCTGTGACACGGTTATTAGGGCTTCAACACTGACTGTGTGAGCACGGCGCAGTACCTCAACGTCTGAGATACGGTCTTGCTACTTGATGTTGAGGATGTCGGACAGCGTAGGTGGCGAAGCTGGAGACTTGTTAGAGCCATAATGTGCCCGCGGTAAACAGTGGTGCACTCGATGGAATAGAGCAGGCAAGGGATGACTGCAACTGAGTAAACCTTCATTTTGGTTTTTGTGCTGATGCCATTACAGCTCCAGAGTCTCTTTTGTAGCGCATCATAGGCCCTCGTGGCGGATTGGATTCTCCTTTCCACTTCCGGGTCTGCGTTGTTGGCCACAAGGGCTGAGTCATCAGCATAAAGCAGTTCTCTGATACACATCTTTAGTGTTTTCGTGTGGGCACGAAGCCAGGCAAGGTTGGACAGTTTACAATCTGTCCTTATGCGAATGAAAACGCCCCTATTGAGCCCTTCGTTCGTAGTCTCCAGTACAGCTGTGAAGTAGAGGGAGAAAAGAGTTGGAGCTAGCACGCACCCAATCCCGCGGCAAATTCTTTCTAACCAGGCAGCGTTGATTAAATTCGGATAATGCAAGCAATGCAACATCGATTCAATGGTATATTTCATTGGAAACGACgttgatcgatggtatatttgcctggaaacgaggctatTTGGTTTAAAAAGGGAATAGCTGAAGTAATACAAGAAATAAAGAACTATGCACAAATAAAGTACAAAAACTATACCTTCCATTAGTCCCACTGTGTCATAGTTATTTCCATTCCTTATCAGAGTGTTGCCATAAAAGTAAGCGCTGTGCATCTTCCCCGCAGGACCACCCAAGAAATGCCACGAAACGTCATCACCTTTGCACATGCGCAAACCAGGTAAATTTCCATACATGAAGCCGTTGATATTGcgcattttgttgctttccttgaATCCCGCGTCATCTTAAAGAgtcaagaaaaattaagaaaagcaACGTTTATTGCACTGGGAATGGATACTGTAAATTGTGATACTTAAAGGGCTATTTGCCctcacttttgaaaaaaaaataactgaccTGTCTTCGCATCAAATGATTTCCAAAAATAGTagcccagttttgttatttaagactatatccAGGCTTTGAAACTGTCCTATTTCCATCTTTGAAGGCAAAGATGGAAATGGGTTGAAAATGTCGGGCCAACTTTTCCAACTTGTAATAATGTTATTCCTACCAAAATCACCAAACAAATTATTATGATCATTgatccctgatgaaatttgtttgatagtCACACCTTCGaattcttcataactctacggGATCATTTTGTGTTATATGGGTAAAGGCTCTTAGTAATGACTATAGCACATAATTGACCTCAAACAGTAATACCCTGCACGCACAAACTTAGCCCCATGGCTAAGAAACTTTGGTTATCTGATCCATTATTCGCGTGACCGTACTTCCGCCCATCCTTCCTTCCGTGTTGGCCACAGGGAAACTAAGGTCTAAGGTCATACTTTCAAGCTAGTGCGAGAGCCTGCAACGTGATATTGTGCATTTATGTtgaggtcaattgacagctgtcaaagctgagtatccgctgaccagtaggcccaagtgtcgacccatcgaggttatTTGAAGTTCTCCGCAGGCAAGTTTCTAGTTTTCAACTGATCGCCAAGTGGATTTCTTTTCAAttgttacaagtttattgtttgaagtaaattgtaaatttattaacgggagcttcgcctttagcGTTGGCTAAGTCGATAGATTAACTGAACCCAATTTTTAGTGGATTAGGTATCTCGAACTCAATAGATAATTGTACGGTTTATACTTTGACTGAAAACGACGCACTTACTAGCGTCTATCGTAGAAGCGTTCCCCgcaaggttcttattttcattGAAGTACCAAGAAAGTCCTTCGTCGGTTAAAGCAAAGCGCAAGCAAAACTCGTGATCGACGTTCTTCCTTTTCCATGGCCTATTTTCCTCCAGCGTTCCTTTTTTACACACAATCAGACATCCGATGAGCCCTTTAAGAGAGGTAAAATTATGATCATTAACATGGCTGTTGATGCAGTTTATAGTTGAGAATGCTGGCTTTTGTCCAATTTTAATTTGACTAAAGGTCTAACTTGGCAAACACCCACACAGTTTACGAGTATTGAGCAGAAGTTGAATCCTTGAGTTTCGGGTCTACAAATGAATAACttgaaaaatattaaacattaaaAACATAACAGACAAAAACAGACAACCAAACAAAGCCTAACTGAATGAATGCACGAAAGAAGAAACGAATTTAATTTGATATTCTATTGATGGCCATATTACACGACTAGCATATATTGCTTAGTAGTTCCAAAGAACTCAGAAAGGAAGATTGCCTCCCCgattaaaatgaattactttGCTTTCCACACAGTGAGGAAAAAACCTTTGTTATACCAGGTTGTTATGCGTGCTTTTCGAAGTGTAAGTTATTGGTCGATTATTTCTTATCTACGGTAAACACGCAGATCAAGTATTTGTTGTATTAAAAAACACACCAGCTACCTCCCGTTTTAATCAGTGACAGTTACATATTAATAAATGTAGAATGTGAAAGGAAGCTAACATCAAAAATACGTgggaaattataaaattattgaaattaATTGACCgaatttgacaaatttaaactaaaagaatgaaaaattcAATGCTTTGTTCGTCTTTGAGGAAATCAGACATAGATTATGAGTTGTAATCCCTCTATATCCCAAACCATTCTACCTACCACTATGTACGTCTTTAGTTGAGTCAACACTGGAATAATACATCCATGTGATACATGGAGGATCTTCGTCCGTTGGGGCTACAGCCTCTGGTACAGTCCATCTATAGAGGAATGTTTGATTGGGCATAACTGCATCACCAGCAGTAGTATCATTCCCGGATGTGCCTTTGTAGCCAGCTCCTTCGTTTGCTTTATCGTAGAAGACACCAAGTGGATGCATACTGTAATTGCGACTCCCCTGTTAAAGAGAGGGAgagaggggggggaggggggagagaaGGAGAGAGAAGGTCGACGTGAGCAATGACCTTATAAGATGATTTGAATTGATCTTAAGGATGTTAAGGCATCACCCAGAacctaatttgcataacaaGATATACCTTAACAGCATCAAACTTGGTAATAACATAAAACGTGATGTCGTTAAATTATTGTTTACTTTAAGTTCTGACTTTTTGCGTCATGTGGACATCTGTAACAGTTTTCTTACGTGAAAAGCGAAAATGGGCCGCCGAGATGACATATAACGGGTAAATGTTGAAACGCCAACATATTTCAATGGTTACCCCCTTAAAGAATCTGTCTTGAATGACCGAATTCATTTTACCGTTTAAgagtaattttcaaaaaataggCCACGTGTCCTCtttaataaatgaattactctTTCATGAAATACGATTTTTCTCCATTCGGGGCACAGATTCTATCTAGGCATCTATACTTAAATGCAGCGTGCTTGTGAATTTGGCTTCCCCAACAAGTCATTGCCAGTTTCAGATATCACTTTTTCCttatttatgacgtcatcggacATGTGACCTCTGTTGTTAACCCTCAGAAGGTTTAAGGACGACAAAAATTTTTCTGCTGACTTAGTGGTGGTTACGATCAAAAGAACAGTGCGTCTGCTAGCAAGAGTGGTTGTCTTCGCAGAGTGTCTCAGAGCAAAGGACGGGCCATGCCTTAACATGCTTGAGATTGGAACATTTTATTGCTGACAAATTATGAAATTAAACTGCTGattatttttgtgtttgttgtcGAAACG
This window encodes:
- the LOC140934729 gene encoding hephaestin-like protein, coding for MVLACYRLQKKFLYALVDLEVLVKSDDHSYVCQAQRVFYLKQTETEDLTDGCKGMFLIFIFVCSTLPSISAVTREYYIAAVIREWNYAPSGQNQIKGAALEDNSQARPFSQRGVSRVATLYKKVLYREFTDGSFTQEKPHPAHLGVLGPVIKGEVGDVVKIHFKNKANRAFTVHSHGIFYNKSDEGALYADHSSDDQKRDDLVEPNKTHLYTWIVTEEHAPTEGDGDCVIRMYHSHVMSVNDINTGLIGPLLICKRGALMENGVKRKYVDKEFFLLITEMDENKSWLLDDNIQIYFTNPEQAMANKFDPGFKASNKMASINGYIYGNLPGLDMCHGDTVSWHIIGVGEFSDVHNPSFHGHTVKINSHRRDTAIVLPASFLTAYMKAWNPGTWLLNCMNSHFFDKGMSALFYVKKCEKNVAMPTVSGNRTKMYYIAADEVMWDYGPSGVNKIDGKSLTSPGSDSAKYFTRADNRIGGRYKKAIFVEYTDRNFTTKVNRTASEEHLGLLGPTIRAEVGDEIQVLFKNQGSRNYSMHPLGVFYDKANEGAGYKGTSGNDTTAGDAVMPNQTFLYRWTVPEAVAPTDEDPPCITWMYYSSVDSTKDVHSGLIGCLIVCKKGTLEENRPWKRKNVDHEFCLRFALTDEGLSWYFNENKNLAGNASTIDANDAGFKESNKMRNINGFMYGNLPGLRMCKGDDVSWHFLGGPAGKMHSAYFYGNTLIRNGNNYDTVGLMEGSLATMHMTPDNPGEWKLADRTNSNLEGGTTAKYTVLKDCGNASSDQPMSGRKRWYYIAAVEETWNYAPTGKDLIEGVELKDSPHAARYTLPGDRFLGGILKKAIYREYTDATFTQQKQRNKEEEHLGIMGPMIKAEVGDTIEVIFKNLASREYSIHPHGLFYSKQDEGSPYKDNTTGADLVDNAIAPGKIHNYVWEVPTRAGPGPNDTDCLTWGYYSDVNPVKDTNTGLVGALVICRKGTLDDHGKVKGVDREFATLFTVFDESRNWYVGENVENYLTDKNPPPLNQLVSIFDFWESNLKAAINGYVFGNVPGFTMYKGEKVVWYLLQVGGMTEMHTVHFHGQSILYKSQTYHRNDVYDLLPESFATVEMIPDAVGTWMLHCHVDVHLDGGMKTLFTVLAPTSKPSLQPPVALKAGCSSLQAFFTVLFVSLLTILMI